A stretch of Carya illinoinensis cultivar Pawnee chromosome 14, C.illinoinensisPawnee_v1, whole genome shotgun sequence DNA encodes these proteins:
- the LOC122293215 gene encoding uncharacterized protein LOC122293215, with the protein MAANRSFYARPSYRFLPSYREHHNPLIAHDSVFEIDDSDIYDSPEFLMPSPAASRISKKPSSKPSRASSADLTVVASTIPSSLPVNIPDWSKILRGEYTENHREEGVDYDDADGEEVEEFEKEVRVPPHEFLARTRIASFSVHEGMGRTLKGRDLSRVRNAIWEKTGFQD; encoded by the coding sequence ATGGCGGCCAATAGGAGTTTCTACGCTCGTCCAAGCTACCGTTTCCTCCCCAGTTACCGAGAGCACCACAATCCTCTCATAGCTCACGACTCGGTATTCGAAATAGACGACTCCGACATCTACGACTCGCCCGAGTTTCTCATGCCCTCCCCAGCAGCCTCGCGCATCTCGAAGAAGCCATCCTCCAAGCCTTCGCGAGCCAGTTCCGCCGACCTCACCGTCGTCGCCAGCACGATCCCGTCCTCGCTTCCGGTGAACATTCCGGACTGGTCGAAGATCCTGAGGGGCGAATACACAGAGAATCACCGCGAGGAGGGCGTTGACTATGACGACGCCGACGGCGAAGAAGTCGAGGAGTTCGAGAAAGAGGTGAGGGTGCCGCCGCATGAGTTTTTGGCGAGGACGAGGATCGCATCCTTCTCGGTGCACGAAGGGATGGGGAGGACTCTGAAAGGGAGGGATCTCAGTCGGGTCCGAAACGCGATTTGGGAAAAAACGGGCTTCCAAGATTAG